Proteins from a genomic interval of Papaver somniferum cultivar HN1 chromosome 4, ASM357369v1, whole genome shotgun sequence:
- the LOC113276239 gene encoding uncharacterized protein LOC113276239 isoform X1, protein MKRSKQSDPTPDTNDNVFKAKRIIAGSPFDSNRKEQPSWETKLDVKRAEESQLQVRALNKQFASWVQLQLQHHPDELWQDGVQDYLTHATGIMEKYSDIVAWIKANAAKGENVTSAVSHGTENKSIPEVKSPELKFPSNNNSVFGTSSAFGNSSAFGNNSVFGNNNVFGSDRKLVPEAKKNEVKFQSNNNSGFGPAGSTFGTDNKLAPETKNNEVKFQSGFGVAGSTFGTDNKLVPEAKNNEVKFQTDKNSVFGLAGSNFGSDKKSVPEAKFQPNNNSVFGLSGSALGSDKKLVPEAKNHEAKFLPNSNSVFGLTGSAFGTDKKLVPEAKNTEVKFQSNNNSVFGLSGSSFSQGTEKKLVPEGKDNEVKFQLNNTSVFGQGGSNASYASPWGSSQMSNNSSPVVFGGSQTPLSVNRQASDDADAEDEVEQPSSPSVKKTEEKGIKIVYELKCKLYVKSTDPADKGSWKDKGVGQLSIRCKEGVSKATKESKPTIIVRNDVGKVLLNALLYPGIKTNKQKTAIVAIFHTSVETDGNSKVLAQTYLLRTKSEADRDKLASMIQEYAPAA, encoded by the exons ATGAAGCGGTCAAAACAATCTGATCCAACTCCTGATACTAACGACAATGTT TTCAAGGCTAAAAGAATAATAGCAGGATCCCCTTTTGATTCAAACAGGAAGGAACAACCATCATGGGAAACAAAATTAGATGTAAAGAGAGCTGAAGAATCTCAGCTGCAAGTCAGAGCTTTAAACAAGCAATTTGCCAG TTGGGTTCAGTTGCAATTACAACATCATCCGGATGAGCTTTGGCAAGATGGTGTCCAAGACTATCTTACTCATGCGACGGGCATTATG GAGAAATACAGTGACATTGTTGCTTGGATAAAAGCAAATGCAGCAAAAGGAGAAAATGTAACTAGCGCTGTGTCACATGGCACAGAGAATAAATCGATACCTGAAGTGAAAAGTCCTGAATTAAagttcccttctaataataatagTGTGTTTGGAACTAGTAGTGCATTCGGGAATAGTAGTGCATTTGGCAATAATAGTGTGTTCGGCAACAACAATGTTTTTGGCAGTGATAGAAAGTTGGTGCCTGAAGCAAAGAAAAATGAAGTAAAGTTCCAGTCTAATAATAATAGTGGGTTTGGTCCAGCGGGTTCAACCTTTGGCACTGACAATAAATTGGCTCCTGAAACAAAGAATAATGAAGTGAAGTTCCAGAGTGGGTTTGGTGTGGCGGGGTCAACCTTTGGCACTGATAATAAATTAGTGCCTGAAGCAAAGAATAATGAAGTGAAGTTCCAGACTGATAAGAATAGCGTGTTTGGTCTAGCAGGATCAAACTTTGGCAGTGATAAAAAATCGGTGCCTGAAGCAAAGTTCCAGCCAAATAACAACAGTGTGTTTGGTCTATCGGGGTCAGCCTTAGGCAGTGATAAAAAATTGGTTCCTGAAGCAAAGAATCATGAAGCGAAGTTCCTGCCTAATAGCAACAGTGTGTTTGGTCTAACGGGGTCAGCCTTTGGGACTGATAAGAAGTTGGTGCCTGAAGCAAAGAATACTGAAGTGAAATTCCAGTCTAATAACAATAGTGTGTTTGGTCTATCGGGGTCAAGCTTTTCGCAAGGGACTGAAAAAAAATTGGTGCCGGAAGGAAAAGATAATGAAGTCAAGTTTCAACTAAATAACACTAGTGTTTTTGGTCAAGGGGGTTCAAATGCAAGCTATGCAAGTCCTTGGGGTTCCAGCCAGATGTCAAACAACTCGTCACCTGTCGTGTTTG GGGGGAGTCAAACTCCGCTTTCTGTAAATCGTCAAGCTTCAGATGATGCAGATGCTG AAGATGAAGTGGAGCAACCTAGCAGCCCGTCAGTTAAGAAGACTGAAGAAAAGGGTATCAAAATAGTATATGAACTCAAATGCAAGCTGTATGTAAAG TCAACCGATCCTGCTGATAAAGGATCTTGGAAAGACAAAGGTGTGGGTCAGCTTTCCATCAGATGCAAAGAAGGTGTTAGTAAAGCTACTAAAGAGTCAAAGCCAACAATCATTGTTCGGAATGAT GTGGGGAAGGTATTGCTCAATGCTTTGTTATATCCAGGGATCAAAACAAATAAGCAAAAAACTGCCATTGTTGCGATATTCCATACTTCG GTTGAAACAGATGGGAACAGCAAAGTTTTAGCTCAGACCTATTTATTAAGGACGAAATCAGAGGCCGACAGAGACAAACTAGCATCAATGATACAAGAATATGCTCCAGCAGCCTAA
- the LOC113276239 gene encoding uncharacterized protein LOC113276239 isoform X2 yields the protein MKRSKQSDPTPDTNDNVFKAKRIIAGSPFDSNRKEQPSWETKLDVKRAEESQLQVRALNKQFASWVQLQLQHHPDELWQDGVQDYLTHATGIMEKYSDIVAWIKANAAKGENVTSAVSHGTENKSIPEVKSPELKFPSNNNSVFGTSSAFGNSSAFGNNSVFGNNNVFGSDRKLVPEAKKNEVKFQSNNNSGFGPAGSTFGTDNKLAPETKNNEVKFQSGFGVAGSTFGTDNKLVPEAKNNEVKFQTDKNSVFGLAGSNFGSDKKSVPEAKFQPNNNSVFGLSGSALGSDKKLVPEAKNHEAKFLPNSNSVFGLTGSAFGTDKKLVPEAKNTEVKFQSNNNSVFGLSGSSFSQGTEKKLVPEGKDNEVKFQLNNTSVFGQGGSNASYASPWGSSQMSNNSSPVVFGGSQTPLSVNRQASDDADADEVEQPSSPSVKKTEEKGIKIVYELKCKLYVKSTDPADKGSWKDKGVGQLSIRCKEGVSKATKESKPTIIVRNDVGKVLLNALLYPGIKTNKQKTAIVAIFHTSVETDGNSKVLAQTYLLRTKSEADRDKLASMIQEYAPAA from the exons ATGAAGCGGTCAAAACAATCTGATCCAACTCCTGATACTAACGACAATGTT TTCAAGGCTAAAAGAATAATAGCAGGATCCCCTTTTGATTCAAACAGGAAGGAACAACCATCATGGGAAACAAAATTAGATGTAAAGAGAGCTGAAGAATCTCAGCTGCAAGTCAGAGCTTTAAACAAGCAATTTGCCAG TTGGGTTCAGTTGCAATTACAACATCATCCGGATGAGCTTTGGCAAGATGGTGTCCAAGACTATCTTACTCATGCGACGGGCATTATG GAGAAATACAGTGACATTGTTGCTTGGATAAAAGCAAATGCAGCAAAAGGAGAAAATGTAACTAGCGCTGTGTCACATGGCACAGAGAATAAATCGATACCTGAAGTGAAAAGTCCTGAATTAAagttcccttctaataataatagTGTGTTTGGAACTAGTAGTGCATTCGGGAATAGTAGTGCATTTGGCAATAATAGTGTGTTCGGCAACAACAATGTTTTTGGCAGTGATAGAAAGTTGGTGCCTGAAGCAAAGAAAAATGAAGTAAAGTTCCAGTCTAATAATAATAGTGGGTTTGGTCCAGCGGGTTCAACCTTTGGCACTGACAATAAATTGGCTCCTGAAACAAAGAATAATGAAGTGAAGTTCCAGAGTGGGTTTGGTGTGGCGGGGTCAACCTTTGGCACTGATAATAAATTAGTGCCTGAAGCAAAGAATAATGAAGTGAAGTTCCAGACTGATAAGAATAGCGTGTTTGGTCTAGCAGGATCAAACTTTGGCAGTGATAAAAAATCGGTGCCTGAAGCAAAGTTCCAGCCAAATAACAACAGTGTGTTTGGTCTATCGGGGTCAGCCTTAGGCAGTGATAAAAAATTGGTTCCTGAAGCAAAGAATCATGAAGCGAAGTTCCTGCCTAATAGCAACAGTGTGTTTGGTCTAACGGGGTCAGCCTTTGGGACTGATAAGAAGTTGGTGCCTGAAGCAAAGAATACTGAAGTGAAATTCCAGTCTAATAACAATAGTGTGTTTGGTCTATCGGGGTCAAGCTTTTCGCAAGGGACTGAAAAAAAATTGGTGCCGGAAGGAAAAGATAATGAAGTCAAGTTTCAACTAAATAACACTAGTGTTTTTGGTCAAGGGGGTTCAAATGCAAGCTATGCAAGTCCTTGGGGTTCCAGCCAGATGTCAAACAACTCGTCACCTGTCGTGTTTG GGGGGAGTCAAACTCCGCTTTCTGTAAATCGTCAAGCTTCAGATGATGCAGATGCTG ATGAAGTGGAGCAACCTAGCAGCCCGTCAGTTAAGAAGACTGAAGAAAAGGGTATCAAAATAGTATATGAACTCAAATGCAAGCTGTATGTAAAG TCAACCGATCCTGCTGATAAAGGATCTTGGAAAGACAAAGGTGTGGGTCAGCTTTCCATCAGATGCAAAGAAGGTGTTAGTAAAGCTACTAAAGAGTCAAAGCCAACAATCATTGTTCGGAATGAT GTGGGGAAGGTATTGCTCAATGCTTTGTTATATCCAGGGATCAAAACAAATAAGCAAAAAACTGCCATTGTTGCGATATTCCATACTTCG GTTGAAACAGATGGGAACAGCAAAGTTTTAGCTCAGACCTATTTATTAAGGACGAAATCAGAGGCCGACAGAGACAAACTAGCATCAATGATACAAGAATATGCTCCAGCAGCCTAA